Within the Musa acuminata AAA Group cultivar baxijiao chromosome BXJ2-9, Cavendish_Baxijiao_AAA, whole genome shotgun sequence genome, the region AACTACTACGAATCAATTCTCAATACTCCCTATTGATTCATAGTTACGTACACCGATTTACGAcatgaaataaatatgcttttgtactgaaagcgacttggtgaggatatccgcaacttgttcatatgttctacaatatttcattgctatggctctgataccacaaatgttggcgATAGAGGAGCAAGAAAAcgataaaaacagaatactatgatGCAATTAAAAAGAGTCCTTTCGATCAAGAAAACCGTTGTAGTATTTAAATAAGAGGTAAGACAAGAACGcttacaagatattcccaagtgcaCACTCCTTatattgcttcatgaactatggtcctatttatagaacCTAATGGTAACTATCTTACTCCACTATGTCACCCATGATTAAGTTAGATGtaggaactaccctataacttctagatcatgggtCACTACTAGAACATGCTTATAACTACCTAGAACAtagtaactacctagataactactatgaattaATTCTCAACATAATTTACTTATGTCTAATGTATGTTGTATCATTAGCATCTTTGCATATATGCAAAGATCAGAGACCATTCAAACTGACATTACTGGATACTAAATACAAATATGTAAATGCTGCTACGTTTTATAAACAAAACAATCAGATAGCTAATGGACTCAAATTGCAAACTGATTATAATTTAACGAACACATAATATCAAACCAAACCAAATTTACAACAACTGAAATACATCATACCATGTCTCCAAGGACCAGCATTATGTAATCTGTGCTGCTGCTTCCAGGAACTAACCCAGGAAACAAATTTCTTGGGAAAACAACTTTAACAGGCAGCTCCAACTTCTCTGTAATCAGCTGCAATCCTGGAAGGCTTAAGCTTGTTGCCACATTGTGAAGTGGGTTAGATGCCTTTTGTGTTGCAACAGAAACCATAACATTTGCTCCGAGGAACCTCTCCGAGAGGAAGACCCAGAATATGTCATACAGAAACAAGCAGACAAGAAGCAAAGAACATATCTTAATGTTGGGTTGTCGTCCGTGGCTAACAAATGCAACACATATGCATATCCCCAGTAGATTGCTCAGCAACCAATGCCCAGTGACAAGCCAAGCTGCCACAATTCCTATAGAAAACAGCAGGAACATTCCCTGGCTTCGTGTCGAAGACTTGGAACAGCACCGCAAGATGAATGGATCAACCACACCAAACCGCGATTTGACGTAAGCAACATACGGGATAAGGCAGAAGTAGAGTGCGGAGGCTGTGCCGACAGCCACAAAGGCAGTGATAAGTTGGGACACAGATGAGAAAAGATAGAACATCAATAGAAGACTACAAGAACTAGCATGGGGAATCATGACAGCTTGGGACCGGTCCAAAGTTATCGATGCCTCTGAGAAATTCAGGTTTTTCTGCATTTCTTTGCCGTGATCCAGAGCTCGAGAAGCCGATACAAAGGTTACTAAGATTGCTGTCCCAATGAGAGCGAGGGATCCCGGTTCAAGCAAACAAGTTAGCTTCCACAGTGACTCCATATTATCTCTATAGCACACCCCAAAAAAAGCAACCTTCTTTCTACCCTTTTCCACTCTGCTAATATCAACGGACGTTCTTTGGATCAAGATTCAAAGAACTTCCATGCCACTGTTGCTGACATTAAGAATTTTCTTTGCGTCGCCTGAACCGTTGAAAAATCCATTCTTTTGTGTAAGGTTCCACTCAGCTTCGGTTCCCAGCCATCACATTGCACGGAATGGAAGAGAACTTTTCCGAGCGCACAAGGCAAGATTAAGCAAGAAAACCTCAAATCAACCAGAAAAGAACGTTGCTTTGAGGGCATACGagggttcaaaattcaaaaagtttGACAAAGCTATGAATTTGAGGAAAAAGAGGAACCGACTGACAGAATCCGATAGACCAGAAACCGAAAAAGCC harbors:
- the LOC135623408 gene encoding signal peptide peptidase-like 1, whose translation is MESLWKLTCLLEPGSLALIGTAILVTFVSASRALDHGKEMQKNLNFSEASITLDRSQAVMIPHASSCSLLLMFYLFSSVSQLITAFVAVGTASALYFCLIPYVAYVKSRFGVVDPFILRCCSKSSTRSQGMFLLFSIGIVAAWLVTGHWLLSNLLGICICVAFVSHGRQPNIKICSLLLVCLFLYDIFWVFLSERFLGANVMVSVATQKASNPLHNVATSLSLPGLQLITEKLELPVKVVFPRNLFPGLVPGSSSTDYIMLVLGDMAVPGMLLALALCFDHRKSRDIACMSELSSSKQHKYIWYALFGYVVGLITALAAGVLTQSPQPALLYLIPSTLGPLVFHSWARNELSELWHGGSPAPSEKAGMLNCCTLLSGRNVIYELFMLENLYKI